The uncultured Dysgonomonas sp. genome contains the following window.
GCAGCGTCTTTTTGTATATAGGAACAGGGATTTCAAAAAGTATTTTGTAAAAAAGAATAAACCGGAAGATAAAAAAGAAGAAGTTATAGAAAGCGAAAAGAAACATACAGATGACATATAGAGAGGTGTTGCTGTATGCACAACTATATATAAACCTTAAAAAGTGGAAGAATAAGAATGAAAGCTAGAGATATTGCTCAACAAATAATTTATAAAATTATTGACCCTCTTGTCAGGGGGATGGTAAAGATTGGTATAACCCCCAATTTTATTACAGCCACGGGATTGATCCTGAATGTCGTAGCTTGTATTATTTTTATTTGTGGTGCTATGCGGGGGAAAGTCTTTTTCGGACATACCTATGGCCATGCAGGAGATCTATCGTTCGTTGGTTGGGGCGGATTCGTCATTTTATTTGCCGGACTATTCGATATGATGGATGGACAGGTTGCCCGTGTTGGCAAGATGAGTTCACGTTACGGAGCTTTGTTCGACTCGGTGCTTGATCGTTACAGCGAATTAGTCGTATTGTTCGGTATTTGCTATTACCTGATTTTGCAAGGCTATTTCTTCAGTTCATTATTTGCATTTATTGCCCTCATCGGATCCATGATGGTAAGCTATGTACGTGCCCGCGCTGAAGGATTAGGGATAGAATGTAAAGGAGGATTCATGCAGCGTCCCGAGCGTGTGGTGACTATTGCTCTGGGATGTATACTCTGCGGCCTGTTCGGATACTTCTTCCCTGATTATCGTGTTGCTGTGCCTCACAAAGAAAGCATTCCTTTGTTTGAACCAATACTAATAATGGTGGTTCCGATCGCTTTTGTTGCCATATTTTCAAATATCACAGCTATTAACCGCCTGAGACATTGCAAAAGAGTGTTGCAGGAACAAGACAGAAAAGATAAAGCAGGAGAATAAATAAATGAAGCTACAAATTTCCTTACCAACTCTGAGAGAGAGCGTTATTGTTGTTGGGATAACCATACTATTTTCTATATTGACAAGTATATTTGTAGGGCTTCGTCCCGAACATTTCCTCTTGATCGCCCTTTTTCTCTTGTTGTTTTTCGTTAATACTAAAACCCGCAAATTAGCTGTAGGATTATTGCCATTTCTCATATTCGGCATTTCTTACGACTGGATGCGTGTTTACCCTAACTATCTGGTAAATCCGATAGATGTAGAGGGATTATATAATCTTGAAAAAGCATTATTCGGGATTACTGTAGATGGAGCAGTACTTATTCCTTGCGAATATTTTAATCTACATACAACTGCAATCGCCGATTTCCTTGCCGGAATTTTTTATCTGGGCTGGGTACCCGTTCCTGTCGCATTCGGTCTGTATTTGTATTTCAAAAAAGACAGGGATATGTTTCTCCGCTTTGCGATGGTCTTCCTTTTTGTCAATTTGCTTGGCTTTGCCTGTTACTATGTTCATCCCGCGGCACCACCTTGGTATGCGATGAATTACGGATTTGAGCCGATATTGAATACACCCGGCAATATGGCCGGCCTGGTTCGTTTCGATGAACTGATAGGTTTCCCTTTATTTAATTCTATCTATGGACGTAATGCTAATGTATTTGCGGCAGTTCCGTCCCTGCATTCGGCATATCTGGTAGTGGTGCTCTTTTATGCAGTAAAGAAGAAATGTAACTGGGGCATTCTGTCCGTTGTCACAATATTCTTAGTAGGTATATGGTTTACAGCAGTATATACATCTCATCATTATATTATAGATGTATTGCTAGGTATCCTTTGCGCAGTTGTGGGAATTGCCTTGTTCGAATTTGTATTGATGAAGCTGAACGGGTTTAAATCATTTTACAGCAAATATCTTAATTATATAAAGTAAGTTACGGGAGGTTCACAGCCGGCTGATAACTGAAAAAAGGCGTATGAAAGAGAAATTAATAAGCAGGGATATGATACAAAGCCTGCATCCTATATTGAGAGGACGCTTTGGAAACGTCCTTACAAATATTGTATTTAGTGTGGGAGGACTAAATAAGGTAAATGCTATTTACGATGCCTCCAAACAGTATACAGGTCTTGAATTTGTGAATGATATGCTCGACAAAATGGGGATCATCCGCAAATATGAGAATTATGAAGTTCTCGACCAGTTTAAAGAAGGACCGTTCATCACAGTTTCGAACCATCCAATAGGTCATATAGATGGAATAATAGCTATTAGTACAGTAGCAGGTAAACGCCGCGACTACAAGATGATGGTAAATTGGATGCTGAGCCAGATAGACACGATGGACGAGCATTTTATCGGAGTCAATCCTTATGCTAAAGGAAATAAGATGAAAGATCTGAAATCGAGTCTGGGAGGTGTAAAGCAATGCCTGGAACATTTGCATGACGGACATCCGTTGGGGCTGTTTCCGGCAGGAGGTGTATCAACCAATCATCTGACTAAGACCGAAGATCGTGAATGGCAACCAACTGTTCTTAAATTGATAAAGAAAGCAAAGGTCCCGGTCATTCCTATGTATATAGATGGAAGCAATTCGTGGATATATCGCACATTAGGATTTATAAGCTGGAAAATAAGGACTATACGTCTATTACATGAAACGACTAACAAAAGAGGTAAGACTATTTATGTACGTTTTGGTAAACCGATTTCGGTTGAGGAGCAAGCCAAATTCACAGATATAAAAGAGTTTGGCGAATTTCTGAAAGCACAGACTTATGCTATGAAGAAGAAAAGATAATTGAACGTATTCCGGCATACTCTTCGACATTAAGATATAAAGGCATCTGAGAAATCAGGTGCTTTTCTTTTGGTTAAATGCAATGTCAAAATATCAAGCTCTTTTCATAAAGGTTTTGAAAAAATTGCTAAATTTACAAAACTTTAAATCTCTAATTATGAGACTTTTATTTTTTTTGTATATTTATCTTCATGTCTATTCATTCCTTTGCCCAAGAATTTGACAAACAAAACATATACTATCAAGCTCTGAAATCGCATTTTGAATATATTGAGGAGCAACATGGCAAACGTCCTGATTTATGGAGAATGGCAAGTATATATTATATTGAGGAGGATTTTATTACAACTAAAGGATTTCCTGATTTTGTTGATAAAAATAAGATTCAAGTTCTATCATTGTCAGATATCAAGGAAAAAACAAAAAATAAGAAGTCTATCAATTTATTAGCTGTACGACCTGCACAATGGGAAGAAGGTAAAGTGATTATAAATGTAATAGAATTCTCAGTATCAAGGAAAGGAAATAATTACTCTTATCTTAATTTGATGGATGGGACATCATATCAGATAATTTATAATTCAAATACTAAACAATATTCTTTAATACCCATCAAATAGAAATCCTCAAACATTATTGTCTGAGGATTTTAAAATTTCATGGAGCACAGCACCAAAGTATCGAATCCTTTTTATGAGGATTTTGAGAAAATTGTTAGCTTTATGGAGAATTTATAGGTACATCATATAATTTTTTTACGTTGTATCTCATCTGCAATTCCTCGTAATTCTGTAGATATAGCATCAATATCCTGATATGCTTGGACTATATTTAGTTCTGTAAGTGATATATTGAACTTTTCAGGTACTCTATTCATATAAAGGATTTCAACATCTATATTACCTTGATATTTTGTTTCCGCCCAATATTGACTTATGATGACATCTTTATATCCATTTGGTTCTATTAATAATCTTATTTCATTATTTATTTTTTCTTCTACATTAAAATGCCATTCAAGCTCATTGGGTGGAGTCTTAATTTTTATCTTGGGAATAACATCATGAGCTGTAACATTAGATATGTTTTTAAATCGCAAAATAATATATCTGTTTTGTCTTAGGATTAATGGTACTATTTTAGGGGTATTTTGTTCTTCCCATTGCCTTTTTAACTCAGAAACTTGTTCTTTGTTTTGTCTTAAACTCCAAAACGTGGCAAACGCCATAAGTAAAGTAGCAAAAGCACTAATTGCAACAAACCAATCTTGTATTTCCATGATATTTTTTTCCAAAGATAAAATAAAAATCCCCAACATTTCTGCCTGAGGATTTATTTCGTGGAGTAATCCGGACTCGAGCTACAAAATAAATATCAGATTATCTGCTTTATTTTCCATCTATCTTTATCTATATTATCGAACAAGTAAAAGCAACGGGATTCACTAAAAAGTAACACTCTGAAAAGACTTTAATTATGTTACCTTTGTTACCTTTTTGAAATAGTTATAAGTTACTTCGCCTTGCAGGCAGTTACAAGTTGTTAACTGATAACTGTTGACTGTTAACTGAAAAAAGTGTTACCTTTGTTACCTTTTAAGATTTGAAAAAGAATGTTGGATATAAGTAAAATAAAAGGAATAATCTTCGACTACGGAGGCACTATCGACAGTAATGGAAAACATTGGGCCGAAGTGCTTTGGGTTGCGTATGTGGATAATGGAGTGCCGGTTTCGAAAGAACAGTTTCGTGAAGCTTATGTCTACGCCGAGCGTTATCTGGCTACACACCCCGTTATTGAAGCAGAGGATAACTTTTTTATATTGCTTAGAAAAAAGATAGATTTACAGGTAGATTACTTAATTAATAAAGGTTTTTTACCCGAAAATGATAAAACAAAGGGCTATAGCCTTGCTATTTCGACACAATGTTATACCTTTGTCAGGGGCTTAATAGAAAAAGAGAAGCCCTTGCTCGGAATATTGAAGAGTCGTTATCCTATGGTATTGGTCTCTAATTTCTATGGAAACGTACAATCTGTTTTGAGCGATTTCGGATTACTGGATTATTTTGATGATATAATTGAATCTGCTGTTGTTGGAGTAAGAAAGCCTGATCCTGCTATATTTGGATTAGGAGTCCAGAGCCTGGAAATTCCGGCTTCTTCGGTAGTGATTATCGGAGATTCTTACACAAAAGACATCGTTCCCGCCCGCAGCCTTGGGTGTCATACTATTTGGCTCAAAGGTACAGGATGGGAAGAGGATGCCGAAGATGCAACAGCCGACCTGATTATAGATGATTTCATAGAGTTGAAATCAGCTTTTCAGCTAGATTGAAAAGTAGTACTTATTTTTTTGATGATATTATAGTGCCAGCTGTATTGTTGCTACCAATAATGGAAGTTGCCGGGCGAATGCTTTGTGATGGAAAATATCGGGTTGGGATAATAAAATGATAGTGAGGGTACACTTGATGCTATTCTATTATATGTTGTCTGATGAGACAGCAGAATTTAATGTAAGCTGCGGGTTGCAGTATAACTTAAAATTTTAATTAAAAATGGGAAAAGTACAAGTAGGAGAAGCCAAGGGAAAACTTGGTATTCTTACAGTAGGAGTTGGAGCTGTTGCTACAACTTTCATGGCAGGAACGTTGTTAACACGTAAAGGACAAGGAGTTCCTGTAGGGTCAATCACTCAATT
Protein-coding sequences here:
- a CDS encoding HAD family hydrolase → MLDISKIKGIIFDYGGTIDSNGKHWAEVLWVAYVDNGVPVSKEQFREAYVYAERYLATHPVIEAEDNFFILLRKKIDLQVDYLINKGFLPENDKTKGYSLAISTQCYTFVRGLIEKEKPLLGILKSRYPMVLVSNFYGNVQSVLSDFGLLDYFDDIIESAVVGVRKPDPAIFGLGVQSLEIPASSVVIIGDSYTKDIVPARSLGCHTIWLKGTGWEEDAEDATADLIIDDFIELKSAFQLD
- a CDS encoding CDP-alcohol phosphatidyltransferase family protein; this encodes MKARDIAQQIIYKIIDPLVRGMVKIGITPNFITATGLILNVVACIIFICGAMRGKVFFGHTYGHAGDLSFVGWGGFVILFAGLFDMMDGQVARVGKMSSRYGALFDSVLDRYSELVVLFGICYYLILQGYFFSSLFAFIALIGSMMVSYVRARAEGLGIECKGGFMQRPERVVTIALGCILCGLFGYFFPDYRVAVPHKESIPLFEPILIMVVPIAFVAIFSNITAINRLRHCKRVLQEQDRKDKAGE
- a CDS encoding phosphatase PAP2 family protein, which encodes MKLQISLPTLRESVIVVGITILFSILTSIFVGLRPEHFLLIALFLLLFFVNTKTRKLAVGLLPFLIFGISYDWMRVYPNYLVNPIDVEGLYNLEKALFGITVDGAVLIPCEYFNLHTTAIADFLAGIFYLGWVPVPVAFGLYLYFKKDRDMFLRFAMVFLFVNLLGFACYYVHPAAPPWYAMNYGFEPILNTPGNMAGLVRFDELIGFPLFNSIYGRNANVFAAVPSLHSAYLVVVLFYAVKKKCNWGILSVVTIFLVGIWFTAVYTSHHYIIDVLLGILCAVVGIALFEFVLMKLNGFKSFYSKYLNYIK
- a CDS encoding lysophospholipid acyltransferase family protein, encoding MKEKLISRDMIQSLHPILRGRFGNVLTNIVFSVGGLNKVNAIYDASKQYTGLEFVNDMLDKMGIIRKYENYEVLDQFKEGPFITVSNHPIGHIDGIIAISTVAGKRRDYKMMVNWMLSQIDTMDEHFIGVNPYAKGNKMKDLKSSLGGVKQCLEHLHDGHPLGLFPAGGVSTNHLTKTEDREWQPTVLKLIKKAKVPVIPMYIDGSNSWIYRTLGFISWKIRTIRLLHETTNKRGKTIYVRFGKPISVEEQAKFTDIKEFGEFLKAQTYAMKKKR